aataataattttaatttacttttttcttaaaacaatTAATGAATTCTACGAATTATgtcattcaagaaaatatagcaataattcaaattacatccaagaaaaaaaaaagattaggcactttatttatttcgaTATCATTCATAGACGTACAACCGAAGAAGCATACGCTCAAATAAAGCATTTTGCTACAAGGACAAACCCAAACACATCTCataacacaaacacacacaagtgcgcacacacacacattgcaTCATTTCTCAACACACATGCCTAAAGTCTCATGCAACATCCCATCAATTGTTTTAGACTCTTACACAGCTTTTACAGCTTGGAACCTTGGTTCTTTAGGTtggaatttttgtttaagaTAAACGGACATGTAGTCCCCAAATACAAACTTTGGATACTTGGCAGCGTCGCTCGTCTTGTTGTCCACTTTGGGACCGAGCAGTTGTGGAGCAGGTGCTATGGTTGCCTTGAGTGATGGATTGTAGAATGAAGCAATTGACCTTCTTTGTCCATCCGTTTGGGGCACAACCCGATGTAAAATACTCTTGTACCTCCCATTGCTCAAAACTTCAATCTGATCACCTGTATTAATGACTATAGAATTTTTCAAAGGTTGCACATCAGTCCAAACCCCATCTTTCAACATTTGAAGGCCTTTCACCTCATCATCTTGGAAGAGCAAGACGACGCCCCCAGCATCAGTGTGGGCTCGGAGAGCATTTACTTTCTCTGGGTGGGGGCACGGTGGATAGTGGCTCACCTTGGTGCCAAAAAATGCAGTATTGTTTACTCCACCATCAAAAGCATTCTTGATGTAGCCTTTTGGCAAGCCTAAATTCTCATCCATTATTTCCATGACTTTATGTCCTAATTTCTTCAGCTCAGTTCTGTATTCCTTCATGGTTTCTCTATTGTAAGAAACATAATTAGTTAAacaattagcaaaaaatttcatttgatgAATGCATGGACTTGTTCCTACTCTGAAAACATTCAGTTTATTGTTTGCATATGTTATCTTGGTtccatatattttcatatcaaCCAAAACTaagttattcaaaattattcatatgtaaacaaaaactattattaaagtaatCTCATGGagcataattaaaataaagttgtGCTTACATGAAACCAGGGGTTTTTGATGGCCACTCAGCATCATTCTCATCCGAGAGCAGAAAAACATCCTCCCAATCCACATTCTCTATTTTCTCATCACTATTCTTTCCTAGCAGTTCATTTAGCAACTGGACTGGTTTTGAGTTCTTGAAACCTGCCTCCCTTTCTAGCTTATAGCATTCAGTGGCCACCTTCTTCACCCTGTCCAGGAGGTCCTCAGAGATCCCGTGATTGATTAACtgtgaaaatcaagaaacaatttAGTCAGCATACCATATAGTAAAATAGCAAGCTACTATTGTCATTTGAGTACCTGAAAGAATCCCCACTCTTGACAATAATGATCAATTAGAGCCAGAGTATCGGCTCTCTCCTTTCCATCAACctttgaaaaatcaacaactgGAATCCccattatttataattcaaagaaaattactaACTTAAGTACACAATTAAGGACTTTCTCTTATTGCCAGTGTACTGATGTGGTGCTCAATAGCAAATCTCTGgacctatttatatatgagCGATTTCGAATTAcaaatgtttttatttgtttcttcctcaaaattatgaaaattttaatccttAAATACGGATATGGAAAGTGACACCAAACGTTAATTAAGCTAATGCATCTTATCATCATTAAACCAATTGTTTAATCCATACTAATTACGCATTTTAAAGGATTCTTATTGGGTTCATATTCATGCATCATGTCTTAAATAATGATTCAATTCCCATCCAACAGAATTTCGTAATGCTGACACAGATGATGTATACATACTCTCAATGAGAATTAAAGACAAACATGTCCAGAGTGGCTGAACATAGATTTGATATTAtgctcttcttctttctctttttggaTTGTCTTtgcactaaaataaaattgctttAGTTTGGACCAATGGATTTGATTCTTACAcccaattttatgttttatttagaaaaagaatggTCCCAATTTATTGGACCGTACAATCAATCATAGAAGGGAAGAAAGATCATTTCGGTCCTTTAAGTTTTTATgcgattaattttagttctttaagtATAcgcattttcaatttaatcctataacttttaaaatggCTTAAATCGGGACCACAGATGGATGTTTGGACATTTTTACCCTTGAGCAGATTTTAAAGTgctattttagtccatttacgttaaaattttaattttcacacaTGCTCACCTACAATGGTATCAAAGcctagatttatttaaaaaatatatgattatattatattttaatattatttatccactaatggaggagactctttgagagaaaatggaaccgaacgaaagttcgagttactctgaaaacagggaatatttccaaattttggaaatacaaagaagagaatttctcatggaaattcttgacaagtgttaccacggtcccaagaggattgatccaagaCTTCTCATGCCAGAAGATGAACAAGAATGGCtaagaaattttaaagttcGACAAATACTATAAGGGAACGCAGTGAGGTGTTTACTCTCCACTGAAcaccatggtagaatcccagccaggagaaacggaacgggtaaattcctacataatttcagttctaaaaattatgattaaaggaaCTAACTGAAAAGAACTTGGACGGggtacatcaaagatctcccaagatttgagggagatacaaaagacagttcaaaactatggacataggttaattcacatacttatgaaaatataatctttGAACGAGAAGGTGGACGAAGTTTTTAAGATCCTTACCGATCTAAAGAAGAAccttacagatctgaaggcAGAAACTGCAGATCTAAAGAAGAACCAAAGAGAGAACCCTGAGACATCAAAATCCACAAAAGAGCGAATTAGGGGCGCCCTTGGAACaatacctcttctacaccagaaggggaaggccacaGAGATTTCAAAGCCAAAGTCCAaagaagatctgattattgcatctatcagatctataaaataatggaggtaaagAGAGAAGATCTATCatatctacaagaattggcggaATCCTTCTCCCAACTCGGGATTGTGTaattagtcaatatccaaataaatgaaatcactccagcactaccaccacCGGAGGGAAGAaaatgttctaatgatcctccacaggatcaaccgatgagaTAAAGTGCGGATTTTCACACTAATGTCACTCCAACATGTGTGGGAACcaggctaaaggaaaatccaaagagagtgcctgaaaatacaccttgggcaaggaccatgctccagcccttacatccatatggcgc
This Sesamum indicum cultivar Zhongzhi No. 13 linkage group LG5, S_indicum_v1.0, whole genome shotgun sequence DNA region includes the following protein-coding sequences:
- the LOC105162916 gene encoding 1-aminocyclopropane-1-carboxylate oxidase 5-like; this translates as MGIPVVDFSKVDGKERADTLALIDHYCQEWGFFQLINHGISEDLLDRVKKVATECYKLEREAGFKNSKPVQLLNELLGKNSDEKIENVDWEDVFLLSDENDAEWPSKTPGFIETMKEYRTELKKLGHKVMEIMDENLGLPKGYIKNAFDGGVNNTAFFGTKVSHYPPCPHPEKVNALRAHTDAGGVVLLFQDDEVKGLQMLKDGVWTDVQPLKNSIVINTGDQIEVLSNGRYKSILHRVVPQTDGQRRSIASFYNPSLKATIAPAPQLLGPKVDNKTSDAAKYPKFVFGDYMSVYLKQKFQPKEPRFQAVKAV